One part of the Nostoc sp. PCC 7120 = FACHB-418 genome encodes these proteins:
- a CDS encoding HypC/HybG/HupF family hydrogenase formation chaperone: MCLGIPGQITEITDINHKLAIVDVGGVKRQVNIACIVDEQHPPEACLGDWVLVHVGFAMNRINEQEAAETLKLLQEIAALQA; the protein is encoded by the coding sequence ATGTGTTTAGGAATCCCCGGACAAATTACCGAAATCACCGACATTAACCACAAACTAGCTATTGTCGATGTGGGTGGAGTAAAACGCCAAGTCAATATCGCTTGTATAGTAGACGAACAACATCCCCCAGAAGCGTGTTTAGGAGATTGGGTGTTAGTTCATGTAGGCTTTGCTATGAATAGAATCAACGAACAAGAAGCAGCCGAAACCCTAAAATTATTACAAGAAATCGCCGCCCTACAAGCATAA